The DNA region AAAAGAATTTTAGATGCTTGACACTGACTCAAGAAACCAAGATTTGTCAGAGGGGAAAATGCCACAAGATAACATGAAAGCCCTATGCAACTAACAGCCAACATTGGCTGTCTTCCCATCCTTGCTAAATCCTTCTTTTAGGAAACGATGATCAGGTGAATTTAAGGCAATCCTGAAAGTTATATACAAATGAAACACTGAAAATAGAATGACTCACTTTCACTGAATTGGGTACCAAACCCTTGTATAATGCTCCAAAGCCCTCATGCCGAACAGTTTTCCTGAATGTGTCAATCATGCCATTATACTCAAGCGGGGCCTTGCTCCTCCCATCACCAGTGACAATGGAAGCAGCATCTTTCCATCCCACCATTTGCATCCGCCGGCGAATAACATCAAGAGGATAAGCAACAGTTTGGCCGATGGTCCCCGCAGCAGCCCCACAAGCTAGCCTTGTAGTCACACTCAATTCAGAATCTTCCACTAGTCCAAATGGTCTAGCTTTAACCAACCAATCCTTTAGAGATTCATACACTGCAAAGTTGAGACCCACATATGGAACCTGCCAACAAGCATCATAAGTAAAGGGTTACAGCCAGCAAACTGAGGGAAACCAATTTGATCCTCAGGTCACATAAGAGTTCTGATGAGTGATATTAACAGTACCAGCAAAGATGACATTACTTATGTAATATCAAAGAAATGGGAGAATGGGGGCTGTCTTCCCACATATCAccaaacaacataagaacacaATGCTAAATGCATAGGATTAAGCCCTAAAGATcctttgaaaaatataagagaaatgaTAGAGAGAAGGGGAGAGTGAAGCCAAAGCATACATCATAGTTACACAAGTAAAACTTAATCTTAGCAACACATAGCTCCAACATTCTCTCATATAGTGCTAATAATACCAAGTATAAAGAAGATTGCATACTTAAATCATCAAATCAAGAGACTCAAAATAGTCTTTCCATCTAAGTGTGAAATACAAATATCTATGGTATATGCAGGCGTATAAATCATGATAGACAAAGCAATGTCTTTACTTTCCAAGTTTAGACAAAGAACAGAAGATACCAGATCATCagttgcatgaaattaaaatatatgtgtgccaaaatacaaaaaaagatacCTTAAAAGGGTAcctttttagaaataaaaccTCAAAAGAACAAGCATTTTATGAGGAATGACAACataagagagaaagaaactCTACAATAGAATAATAGAAATGATCTGTCAAAAAGGATAGCCAAGAAAAGGGTGCTGCCTATTATAGAAAAAGATCTCAAATAACATCTCCTTGCTAGCCAGAAGTAACACAATTATCCAGGGGACCAAAAATTCTACTGGGAAGATAATAGTACATAATCTATCAAAACAACCAATGGATGGCCttttctctatctctctctatGCTATCCTCCCAGATTGAGAATGTTAATATGCAGTGTTATTTGGCAACTAATGACTTACAACTCCAATGACAGAAGGAAGCCAGCCCTTGTACAGAGCCCGTGGGCCTTCTTGCCGGAGCACAGTTGAAAGTGCGTGAAACATTCCTCTGTATTGATAAGGAGATTTATCAGTCTGCAAAGATaagacaatgaaaaaataaaactttatgtAGCAAACCTGATGCAGAGAACCCCAAATAGTCACAGAAAATAGTAgggcatgttaaaaaaaattgagttttcattTGTtccaagaaattattttattggtatAAATTTATTCCCGTACCTTATTACATAGATATAAAATGCATTCCTGTGGCTTgaaatcaaagtaaaatatttttttgcatataCAACAAAGGGAAAAGTCCTTTTCCCAGGGCTTTTCCAATTGAACCTCGGTGATCATACCTGTACAGTTAGCCTGCCTCGTACCATATCCATGGGATAGGTTGCAGACATGGCTATAATTCCTGCACATGCTCCAGCTCCAAGGCGTAAAAGAGGAGTGAGCTGAGCATCCTCTGCAGGAA from Populus alba chromosome 14, ASM523922v2, whole genome shotgun sequence includes:
- the LOC118041546 gene encoding mitochondrial adenine nucleotide transporter ADNT1 codes for the protein MASEDVKTSESAVTTIVNLAEEAKLAREGVKAPSHAILSICKSLVAGGVAGGVSRTAVAPLERLKILLQVQNPHNIKYNGTIQGLKYIWRTEGFRGLFKGNGTNCARIVPNSAVKFFSYEQASKGILSLYQQQTGNEDAQLTPLLRLGAGACAGIIAMSATYPMDMVRGRLTVQTDKSPYQYRGMFHALSTVLRQEGPRALYKGWLPSVIGVVPYVGLNFAVYESLKDWLVKARPFGLVEDSELSVTTRLACGAAAGTIGQTVAYPLDVIRRRMQMVGWKDAASIVTGDGRSKAPLEYNGMIDTFRKTVRHEGFGALYKGLVPNSVKVVPSIAIAFVTYEMVKDILGVEIRISD